In Betta splendens chromosome 22, fBetSpl5.4, whole genome shotgun sequence, the following proteins share a genomic window:
- the si:ch211-266g18.10 gene encoding titin isoform X6, with protein MAEGAKSASSTAATAADGAAAQPRASLRAKGVGLLRKVKVSVELLVALVALLSWGVVGVVMFDFVEYKTVPDIQQVIADPVQAVNNAVDEVSSLLHKFQECAPDLSDPMSAATYAAEEISEAKDGFVRYFSDEEGNFYLSYVDPVVIGRGAFHSANDLMGEAAGSFRDTVCAAVDTVLGTITNINKGQTDLSYVDPVVIGRAAFSVTNESICGVMGYIQDMLCRILDSILDVVKGSSDISFMDPVVIGRNVFQSLDDTVSGLVGHIQDALCSVLDSTLDVTKGSTDLSFIDPVVIGRNAFSATNDFTSEITGGIQDVLCSVLDAILDTLKDFQDAVGFHPVSVLKRTAEVTLEPINMLIGYISTSLIGEEGIVPDVSIDPMKVVEDALLEVTDKKDLILAYMSSMLVGDQGEPVATPGVNVVTEKDETVVAPSDMKLIRKEGEFLPPFDKVLLDEMERDAIKEVKEAIIEEEKPKKKPLRAGKDIQKLTIGEAKMKKEEKEVKKQTKEREEAKKLLKEEKKIKKALKEEKEVKKHVKEREEAKKPLKEEKKIKEPRKEEKEVKKRAKEREEAKKHLKEERKRKKPLKEEKELKKQTKEREEAKKTLIEDEKIKKPLKEVKEVKKQPKVREEAMKPLKEDEKMKIPLKEEKEVKKQPKELTEAKKSLKKEKADKKQTKKEEKTKKPFKEEKEQKKLLKEDKEEKKLPAKEKKIKKPHEHVKESKKQLRERKVKKLVIVVKKEKKPLTKPSKKEKQVDKPRVEKIILKPFREDKNITKPSQRNAEDKKPIKEEKLLKQRKEAKTHRVEKVILKALKDDKNITVPPKQDKEVTKPHKEKKVIKEPSKKEKEVKKPQKEKREVRTPHKEKKTKEPSKEKEIKKPQLKKETKKEKEVKTPTKEKKETKQSPKEVKKPHIVEKVILKPLREDKNMTKAPQQKSEVKKPIKKHLKEKKDLMTFLKRKETKKPLKDEKEVKKLPKVEKVVLKPPKEDRNITVPPKQDKEAKESYKKKKETKQPSKEERQDRKSPKEKKETKEPSKEKKEDKKPLKQEKETKQPPKEKKEVKKPHKKEKEVKETTKDKKETKEQSKEKKQPKKPLKEKKELKEPHKEEKKVKEPPKEKELKQSHKEEKKVKEPPKEKELKQSHKEEKKVKEPLKEKKETKEPSKEKKELRKPPKEKKETKQPLKEKKETKQPPREKKETKEPSKEEKETKDSLKEKKEVKAPPKEKKDTKEHPKEKKETKEPPREKKQLKGLLKEENEVKEPAKEKKETKEHPKEKETIEPPKEKKELKELLKEEKEVKEPPKEKKETQEPPKEKKELKEPRKEEKEVKESPQEKKETKLPPKEKKETKEPSRAKKQTKEPPKETKGAKEPPKEKKETKEPPKEKKELKEPLKEEKEVKESPKEKRETKEPSRSKKEAKEPPKEREETKEPSKEKKETKEPLKEKKETKEPPKEKKETKESPKKKKETKEPSKEKKETKEPLKEKKETKEPPKEKKDTKEPHKEEKEVKESFKEKMEGTKPPKEKKELKEPLKEEKEVKEPPKEKKETKEPPKEKKELKEPRKEDKEVKESPKEKKETKLPPKEKKETKEPSRAKKQTKEPPKETKGAKEPPKEKKETKEPPKEKKELKEPLKEEKEVKESPKEKRETKEPSRSKKEAKEPPKERKETKEPFKERKETKEPLKEKKETKEPPKEKKETKEPPKEKKETKEPPKEKKEIKEPSKEKKETKEPFKEKKETKEPPKEKKETKEPPKEKKETKEPLKEKKETKEPPKEKKETKEPHKEEKEVKESFKEEMEGTKPPKEKKELKEPLKEKKETKEPSRAKKETKEPPKEKKENNEHPKEQKELKEPHKEEKEVKEPLEEKKELKEPHKEDREVKKPSEEKRETKETPKKVKEHKKPYKHEKETKDPHKEKTDKKLQQETKEVKKPAIKEKYISKPPEEKKLPKDDVTKPPKDEKELKKTLKETKEVKETPKVEKDKRPFKEIETKKLTEEQKEVKKPSKEGKTLKLTLSPKEHRELSIKAEKVPQKLEKDVDKPKMAATRVKVVRKDVVSVLKKEHHNITKAEVPRDKAKAAPKKKGPVEKVVLDKEAKVKAVSVKKTEVSKLKRKAAVTKREPAPLKTKPTQTLKAETPPKNVSLPTEKVKVVPLKKVAAVLKEKKVEPVILKKAPVIKAKLKPAAQKKETEVKPVLVKKVTVQEVRKERPKPAAERKAPSKTEQEARKEKVKSLLKKKEPKAAVEKVRRAVTKATLKAKPKRVHVKKELEPPREKEKPVAVKKAMLREKSKPLHVKRVGKTEPEVSKVKATTPVTVKDKPVEKKYKEEKTKVDRVLKEIQVSAKKEKPVEKKEEKVKEPAVSDSFFMEEELPYFQCFFVDEDEAQFPFYAFSPLQL; from the exons ATGGCTGAAG gAGCCAAATCAGCCTCCTCCACTGCGGCCACTGCGGCCGATGGAGCGGCAGCTCAACCGAGGGCCTCCCTCAGGGCCAAAGGTGTGGGACTCCTCCGGAAGGTCAAGGTGtccgtggagctgctggttgcGCTGGTGGCTCTTCTGTCCTGGGGGGTTGTGGGAGTGGTGATGTTTGACTTTGTGGAGTACAAGACCGTCCCTG ACATTCAGCAAGTGATTGCGGACCCTGTTCAAGCCGTGAACAACGCCGTTGACGAAGTTTCCAGTCTGCTCCATAAGTTTCAAG AATGTGCTCCTGATCTAAGCGACCCCATGTCTGCCGCCACCTACGCAGCTGAGGAAATATCGGAAGCAAAAGACGGATTCGTCCGATATTTTTCAGATGAGGAGG GAAACTTCTACCTCAGCTACGTGGACCCTGTGGTGATCGGCAGAGGAGCTTTCCATTCGGCTAATGACTTGATGGGTGAAGCAGCGGGCTCCTTCAGGGACACAGTGTGTGCTGCGGTGGACACCGTTCTGGGCACTATCACGAATATAAATAAAG gacaaactgacctcagctACGTTGACCCTGTGGTCATAGGCAGAGCTGCCTTCAGTGTTACTAATGAGTCCATCTGTGGGGTGATGGGCTACATCCAGGACATGCTCTGCAGGATTCTAGACTCTATTCTGGATGTCGTTAAAG GATCCTCTGATATTAGCTTCATGGACCCTGTGGTTATAGGGAGGAATGTCTTCCAGAGTCTTGATGACACTGTGAGTGGATTAGTGGGCCACATCCAGGACGCGCTGTGCTCAGTCTTAGACAGCACACTGGATGTCACAAAAG GATCCACTGACCTTAGCTTCATCGACCCTGTGGTTATTGGCAGAAATGCCTTCAGTGCCACTAATGACTTTACTAGTGAAATAACAGGAGGCATCCAGGatgtgctctgttcagtcctgGATGCAATACTGGACACATTAAAAG ACTTCCAGGACGCTGTGGGATTCCATCCTGTCTCAGTTCTCAAGAGAACTGCAGAGGTCACCTTAGAACCAATAAACATGCTCATAGGCTACATCTCCACGTCACTGATTGGAGAAGAAG GCATCGTGCCTGATGTTTCCATTGACCCCATGAAGGTTGTGGAAGATGCTTTGTTGGAGGTCACAGACAAGAAGGATTTGATCTTGGCCTACATGTCGAGCATGCTTGTTGGGGATCAAG GTGAGCCTGTTGCCACTCCAGGTGTAAATGTAGTAACAGAAAAAG aTGAAACTGTAGTTGCACCGTCTGATATGAAATTGATAAGAAAAGAAG gtgaattcctgcccccCTTTGACAAAG TTCTCCTAGATGAAATGGAACGAGATGCCATAAAAGAAGTTAAGGAAGCCATTATTGAAG AAGAAAAGCCAAAGAAGAAACCCCTGAGAGCAGGGAAAGATATCCAGAAACTGACTATAGGAGAagctaaaatgaaaaaagaagagaaggaagtcAAGAAACAAACTAAAGAAAGGGAGGAAGCAAAGAAACTTCtcaaagaagagaagaaaataaagaaggctctcaaagaagagaaggaagtcAAGAAACATGttaaagaaagagaggaagcaaAGAAACCTCttaaagaagagaagaaaataaaagaacctcgcaaagaagagaaagaagtcAAGAAACGTGCTAAAGAAAGGGAGGAAGCAAAGAAACATCTCaaagaagagaggaaaaggaagaagcctctcaaagaagagaaagaactcaagaaacaaactaaagagagggaggaagcaaaGAAAACTCTCATAGAAGACGAGAAGATAAAGAAACCTCTCAAAGAAGTGAAGGAAGTCAAGAAACAACCCAAAGTAAGGGAAGAAGCAATGAAACCTCTTAAAGAAGACGAGAAAATGAAGATACCTCTcaaagaagagaaggaagttAAGAAACAACCCAAAGAATTGACTGAAGCAAAGAAATCTCtgaaaaaagagaaagcagacaaaaaacaaaccaaaaaggaggagaagacaaAGAAACCTTTTAAAGAAGAGAAGGAACAAAAGAAGCTTCTCAAAGAAGACAAGGAAGAAAAGAAACTTCctgcaaaagagaaaaaaatcaagAAACCACATGAACATGTAAAGGAATCTAAAAAACAACTTAGAGAGAGGAAAGTAAAGAAACTTGTCATAGTAGTCAAGAAGGAAAAGAAACCTCTCACAAAACCATctaaaaaagagaaacaagtcGATAAACCTCGAGTAGAAAAAATAATCTTAAAACCGTTTAGAGaagataaaaacatcacaaagcCATCACAACGAAACGCAGAAGATAAGAAACCTATTAAGGAAGAGAAGCTTcttaaacaaagaaaagaagcCAAGACTCACAGAGtagaaaaagtaattttaaAAGCTCTCAAAGATGATAAGAACATCACAGTGCCACCTAAACAAGATAAAGAAGTCACAAAacctcacaaagaaaagaaggtaATCAAAGAACCATCCAAAAAAGAGAAGGAGGTTAAGAAACctcaaaaagaaaagagggaagtCAGGACacctcacaaagaaaagaaaacgaaAGAACCATCCAAAGAAAAGGAAATCAAGAAACCTCAATTAAAGAAGGAAACCAAAAAAGAGAAGGAAGTCAAGACTCCtaccaaagaaaagaaggaaaccaaACAATCTCCCAAAGAGGTTAAAAAACCTCACATAGTAGAAAAAGTGATCTTAAAACCTCTCAGAGAagataaaaacatgacaaaagcCCCACAACAAAAATCAGAAGTCAAGAAACCAAtcaaaaaacatctgaaagaaaagaaagaccTTATGACATTTCttaaaaggaaagaaacaaagaaacctCTTAAAGATGAGAAAGAAGTTAAAAAGCTGCCCAAGGTAGAAAAAGTAGTCCTGAAACCTCCCAAAGAAGATAGAAACATCACAGTACCACCTAAACAAGATAAAGAGGCTAAGGAGtcttataaaaaaaagaaggaaaccaaACAACCATCTAAAGAAGAGAGGCAAGACAGGAAATCCccaaaagaaaagaaggaaaccaaagaaccttctaaggaaaagaaagaagataaGAAACCTCTCAAACAAGAAAAGGAAACCAAACAACCTCctaaagaaaagaaggaagttaagaaaccacacaaaaaagagaaGGAAGTCAAGGAAACTACCAAGGATAAGAAGGAAACCAAAGAACAAtctaaagaaaagaaacaacctAAGAAACCtctcaaagaaaagaaggaactaAAGGAACCACACAAGGAAGAGAAGAAAGTCAAGgaacctcccaaagaaaaggaactaaaacaatcacacaaagaagagaagaaagtcaaggaacctcccaaagaaaaggaactaaaacaatcacacaaagaagagaagaaagtcAAGGAACCtctcaaagaaaagaaggaaactAAAGAACCAtctaaagaaaagaaagaacttAGGAAACCTCCCAAGGAAAAGAAGGAAACCAAACAACCACTTAAGGAAAAGAAGGAAACCAAACAACCACctagagaaaagaaagaaaccaaagaaccatctaaagaagaaaaagaaaccaAAGATTCACttaaagaaaagaaggaagtcAAGGCACctcccaaagaaaagaaggacacCAAAGAACatcccaaagaaaagaaagagaccAAAGAACCTCCCAGAGAAAAGAAACAACTAAAAGGACTACTCAAAGAAGAGAACGAAGTCAAGGAACCtgccaaagaaaagaaggaaaccaaAGAACATCCCAAAGAAAAGGAGACCATAGAACCTCcgaaagaaaagaaggaactaAAAGAACTACTcaaagaagagaaggaagtcaaggaacctcccaaagaaaagaaagaaacccaagaacctcccaaagaaaagaaggaactaAAAGAACCACggaaagaagagaaggaagtcAAGGAATCTCCCcaagaaaagaaggaaaccaaACTACCACctaaggaaaaaaaggagaccAAAGAACCATCTAGAGCAAAGAAGCAAACCAAAGAACCTCCCAAAGAAACGAAGGGAGCTAAAGAACctcccaaagaaaaaaaagaaaccaaagagcctcccaaagaaaagaaggaactaAAAGAACCACTcaaagaagagaaggaagtcAAGGAATCTCCCAAAGAAAAGAGGGAAACCAAAGAACCATCTAGATCAAAGAAGGAAGCCAAAGAACCTCCCAAAGAAAGGGAGGAAACCAAAGAACCttccaaagaaaagaaggaaaccaaagaacctctcaaagaaaagaaagaaaccaaagaacctcccaaagaaaagaaagaaaccaaagaaTCTcccaaaaaaaagaaggaaacaaaagaaccttccaaagaaaagaaggaaaccaaagaacctctcaaagaaaagaaagaaaccaaagaacctcccaaagaaaagaaagataccaaagaaccacacaaagaagagaaggaagtcAAGGAATCTTTCAAAGAAAAGATGGAAGGTACGAAACctcccaaagaaaagaaggaactaAAAGAACCACTcaaagaagagaaggaagtcaaggaacctcccaaagaaaagaaagaaaccaaagaacctcccaaagaaaagaaggaactaAAAGAACCACGCAAAGAAGATAAGGAAGTCAAGGAATctcccaaagaaaagaaggaaaccaaACTACCACCTAAGGAAAAGAAGGAGACCAAAGAACCATCTAGAGCAAAGAAGCAAACCAAAGAACCTCCCAAAGAAACGAAGGGAGCCAAAGAACctcccaaagaaaaaaaagaaaccaaagagcctcccaaagaaaagaaggaactaAAAGAACCACTcaaagaagagaaggaagtcAAGGAATCTCCCAAAGAAAAGAGGGAAACCAAAGAACCATCTAGATCAAAGAAGGAAGCCAAAGAACCTCccaaagaaaggaaggaaaccaaagaacctttcaaagaaaggaaggaaaccaaagaacctctcaaagaaaagaaagaaaccaaagaacctcccaaagaaaagaaagaaaccaaagaacctcccaaagaaaagaaagaaaccaaagaacctcccaaagaaaagaaggaaatcAAAGAACCttccaaagaaaagaaggaaaccaaagaacctttcaaagaaaagaaagaaaccaaagaacctcccaaagaaaagaaagaaaccaaagaacctcccaaagaaaagaaggaaaccaaagaacctctcaaagaaaagaaagaaaccaaagaacctcccaaagaaaagaaagaaaccaaagaaccacacaaagaagagaaggaagtcAAGGAATCTTTCAAAGAAGAGATGGAAGGGACGAAACctcccaaagaaaagaaggaactaAAAGAACCactcaaagaaaagaaggaaaccaaAGAACCTTCTAGAGCAAAGAAGGAAACCAAAgaacctcccaaagaaaagaaggaaaacaatGAACATCCCAAAGAACAGAAGGAACTAAAAGAACCAcacaaagaagagaaggaagtcAAGGAACCCCTCGAAGAAAAGAAGGAACTAAAGGAACCACACAAAGAAGATAGGGAAGTTAAGAAACCTTctgaagaaaagagagaaacaaaagagaCACCTAAAAAAGTGAAGGAACATAAGAAACCTTACAAACACGAAAAGGAAACCAAAGATCCACACAAAGAGAAGACAGATAAAAAACtacaacaagaaacaaaggaAGTCAAGAAACctgcaataaaagaaaaatatatctCAAAGCCACCTGAAGAAAAGAAACTCCCTAAAGATGATGTCACAAAACCACCTAAAGACGAGAAAGAACTGAAAAAaaccctaaaagaaacaaaggaagTCAAGGAAACACCCAAAGTTGAAAAAGATAAAAGACCTTTCAAAGAAATAGAGACCAAGAAATTAACTGAAGAACAGAAGGAAGTAAAGAAACCATCCAAAGAGGGAAAAACACTCAAACTAACTTTATCACCTAAAGAACACAGAGAACTGTCTATAAAGGCAGAAAAAGTACCACAGAAGCTGGAAAAAGATGTAGACAAACCTAAAATGGCTGCAACAAGGGTGAAAGTGGTCAGGAAGGATGTTGTATCTGTTCTAAAGAAGGAACATCACAACATCACAAAAGCAG AAGTTCCAAGGGACAAGGCCAAAGCAGCGCCCAAAAAGAAAG GCCCAGTTGAAAAGGTCGTATTGGACAAAG aaGCCAAAGTCAAAGCAGTATCTGTAAAGAAAA CTGAGGTTTCAAAACTGAAGCGTAAAGCAGCCGTGACAAAGAGAG AACCTGCTCCACTCAAGACAAAACCAACCCAAACACTTAAAG cagaaacaccGCCAAAAAATGTCTCGCTACCAAcagagaaggtgaaggtggTCCCATTAAAGAAAG TAGCTGCAGTTCTAAAGGAGAAAAAGGTGGAGCCAGTAATTCTCaaaaaag CACCTGTTATCAAGGCAAAACTAAAACCTGCTGCCCAGAAGAAAG AAACTGAGGTGAAGCCAGTTCTGGTCAAAAAAG TTACAGTACAAGAAGTTAGAAAGGAAAGGCCCAAACCAGCTGCGGAAAGAAAAG CTCCGTCTAAAACAGAGCAAGaagcaagaaaagaaaaagtcaaATCCCTCCTAAAGAAGAAAG AGCCtaaagcagcagtggagaaagtCAGACGTGCTGTAACTAAAG CCACGTTGAAGGCAAAGCCCAAACGAGTCCATGTGAAGAAAG AACTGGAGCCTCctagagaaaaggaaaagcctGTTGCAGTGAAGAAAG CCATGTTGAGGGAAAAGAGCAAACCCCTCCATGTAAAAAGA GTTGGTAAAACAGAGCCTGAGGTTTCAAAAGTCAAGGCTACAACCCCTGTAACAGTGAAAG ATAAACCTGTTGAGAAGAAATATAAAGAGGAGAAGACTAAAG TAGACAGAGTTCTGAAAGAGATCCAGGTGTCTGCAAAGAAAG AAAAACCAGTtgaaaagaaggaggagaaagtaaaag agcccGCTGTGTCCGACAGCTTCTTCATGGAAG aggagctgcccTACTTCCAGTGCTTCTTcgtggacgaggacgaggcccAGTTTCCCTTCTACGCCTTCTCGCCGCTGCAGCTGTGA